The Cricetulus griseus strain 17A/GY unplaced genomic scaffold, alternate assembly CriGri-PICRH-1.0 unplaced_scaffold_282, whole genome shotgun sequence genome has a window encoding:
- the LOC113831867 gene encoding disks large homolog 5, which produces MENSKNFMYYLLLSPRAREQHGDTRAREKEEGPRSYWKTWRNNWSWGRSRTTGETPPQLSTFNEQEQQMKNLEKLTLQLHHMTCARNELRGILANYGTKDLNNRLNFELEMLNMEHKQVMSDLQKLPMEISDALDKCKALSEKTKSFSYYHGQVLREWIQQKKNVHVSRLKNRLLRKEQIELQESCEEVKRLFKEIHERIFDPCAERHQ; this is translated from the exons AGCAAGAGAACAGCATGGAGATACCAGAgcgagggagaaggaagaaggccCTAGGTCTTAttggaaaacatggagaaataattGGTCCTGGGGGAGAAGCA GGACTACTGGAGAGACACCACCCCAACTCTCCACCTTCAATGAGCAGGAGCAGCAGATGAAAAACCTGGAGAAACTCACTCTTCAGTTACATCATATGACATGTGCGAGAAATGAGCTGCGTGGAATCCTGGCCAATTATGGTACCAAGGATTTGAACAACAG GCTGAATTTTGAGCTTGAGATGCTCAATATGGAGCATAAGCAGGTGATGTCTGACCTTCAGAAATTGCCCATGGAGATCAGTGATGCCTTGGACAAATGCAAGGCGCTGAGTGAGAAGACCAAATCCTTCAG TTACTATCATGGCCAGGTCCTACGAGAATGGATtcagcagaagaaaaatgtacacgTGTCAAGACTGAAGAACAGATTGCTGCGGAAGGAGCAGATTGAACTGCAAGAGTCCTGTGAGGAAGTGAAGAGGCTCTTTAAGGAGATCCATGAGAGGATCTTTGACCCCTGTGCTGAGCGGCATCAG